In Paraburkholderia flava, one genomic interval encodes:
- a CDS encoding CerR family C-terminal domain-containing protein, whose amino-acid sequence MNDAKKLRRPSEGGYARGDETRRRIIEAAVDLFGEHGFDGASTRDIAARAGVNAPALQYYFENKEGVYRACIEAFADEAWEKFGPAIEHAHEVLRTEADREALIEAFLRIQATMADKILVNAHTPGQRLFFAREQAGYEPASATQILMHRIRKPLNDVSAALVGRITGRAADDPVMLVRMLSLHGQLMIFHVAHRSALTLLGWESFDADKIALLKSTMGAQTRTLLDAWSNESKESGEGDAPVAHDETVVAQPATKTKAKSTPATRKK is encoded by the coding sequence ATGAACGACGCAAAGAAGCTCCGCCGACCGTCGGAAGGCGGCTATGCGCGTGGCGACGAGACGCGGCGCCGCATCATCGAAGCGGCTGTCGACCTGTTCGGCGAACATGGATTCGACGGAGCATCGACGCGTGACATCGCGGCGCGGGCAGGCGTGAACGCGCCGGCGCTGCAGTACTACTTCGAGAACAAGGAAGGGGTCTATCGCGCGTGCATCGAGGCGTTCGCCGACGAAGCGTGGGAAAAGTTCGGCCCGGCGATCGAGCACGCACACGAGGTGTTGCGCACGGAGGCGGACAGGGAAGCGCTGATCGAAGCGTTCCTGCGGATCCAGGCGACCATGGCGGACAAGATACTGGTGAACGCGCATACGCCGGGTCAGCGGCTGTTCTTCGCGCGTGAACAGGCGGGTTACGAGCCCGCGAGCGCGACGCAGATCCTGATGCACCGCATCCGCAAGCCGCTGAACGACGTGAGCGCGGCGCTGGTCGGGCGCATCACCGGACGCGCGGCCGACGATCCGGTCATGCTGGTGCGCATGCTCAGCCTGCACGGGCAACTGATGATCTTCCACGTCGCGCATCGTTCGGCGCTGACGCTGCTCGGCTGGGAGAGTTTCGACGCGGACAAGATCGCGTTGCTGAAATCGACGATGGGGGCGCAGACGCGTACGCTGCTCGACGCGTGGAGCAACGAGTCGAAGGAGTCAGGCGAGGGCGATGCACCCGTGGCGCACGACGAGACTGTCGTCGCGCAGCCTGCGACAAAGACGAAAGCGAAATCGACGCCGGCTACGCGAAAGAAGTGA